Proteins encoded by one window of Gammaproteobacteria bacterium:
- a CDS encoding 2-hydroxyglutaryl-CoA dehydratase, with amino-acid sequence MKAYVMGIDFGSTTAKTVILDRKGKMVAWSVGQKGSVSDAGVRESMANAFEKAGITQADIARTVSTGYGRRMIDVADQSYTEITCHARGAVHMCPEARLVIDIGGQDSKVIAVDANGLVSQFAMNDRCAAGTGKFLETLARAVEVPIEEMGPLALTANEALKISSMCATFAETEVIGLLAEGKQKPEVLGAVHASIAQRTIGLVARVGKRSPVIMTGGVAKNSAAVHHIAKALEVELIIPDFPQIAGALGAALFALDEVTGQVDAPKTDEDDLVDEEAMSNSRGCATKPCQNGPKEQPLLGPF; translated from the coding sequence ATGAAAGCCTACGTGATGGGTATCGATTTCGGTTCCACGACCGCCAAGACGGTGATTCTGGACCGCAAGGGCAAGATGGTGGCCTGGAGCGTGGGTCAGAAGGGCTCGGTCAGCGATGCCGGCGTGCGCGAATCCATGGCCAATGCTTTCGAGAAGGCCGGGATCACCCAGGCCGATATCGCCCGTACCGTCAGCACCGGCTACGGTCGGCGCATGATCGACGTGGCCGACCAGTCCTACACCGAGATCACCTGCCATGCGCGCGGCGCCGTCCACATGTGCCCTGAAGCCCGTCTGGTCATCGATATCGGCGGGCAGGACAGCAAGGTGATTGCCGTGGACGCGAACGGCCTGGTGTCGCAGTTCGCGATGAACGACCGCTGCGCCGCCGGCACCGGCAAGTTTCTGGAAACGCTGGCGCGCGCGGTGGAAGTGCCGATCGAGGAGATGGGACCGCTGGCGCTGACCGCCAACGAAGCCCTGAAGATCAGCAGCATGTGCGCAACCTTCGCGGAGACCGAGGTCATCGGGCTGCTCGCCGAAGGCAAGCAGAAGCCGGAGGTTCTCGGAGCGGTGCATGCCTCGATCGCACAACGCACCATCGGCCTGGTGGCACGGGTCGGCAAGCGCTCACCGGTCATCATGACGGGCGGTGTCGCCAAGAACTCCGCGGCCGTGCATCACATCGCCAAGGCCTTGGAAGTCGAGCTGATCATCCCCGACTTCCCGCAGATCGCCGGTGCACTCGGCGCCGCGCTGTTCGCACTCGACGAGGTCACCGGCCAAGTGGACGCGCCGAAAACCGATGAAGACGACCTGGTGGATGAAGAGGCCATGAGCAATTCGCGCGGCTGCGCCACCAAGCCCTGCCAGAACGGCCCCAAGGAGCAGCCGCTCCTCGGGCCGTTCTGA
- a CDS encoding alkane 1-monooxygenase: MSDYLKYYAAGLLLAAGFAGYMLGGNWVWLGFATFPIVVGLDVLLPRDFSERNMNSPFWAAVPVWIGALGPIVLFLAFAWRMSVEQLSAMQLFGGTMSAAWLALVPGIAAQHEMFHARGPLTRTIGRYAQFTLFDGMRDIEHVIYHHIDVSTPADLSTAPRGTSIYAFTPKAVWGTISYALKAESGALRKRGLSGWNWRHRVWKILAIQIVFQSIVFALAGWGGVACVLIAMFIAKAWTESFSYFQHYGQVRVPGTPIGRRHVWNHLGAVTRLVGFELTNHADHHQNSYQPYYKLVPHKDAVEMPSVFVCFLAALIPPVWEQFIIKPALRRWDMEFATPGERKLAREQNLAAGWEDWFDNQNSWPASSATMGI, translated from the coding sequence ATGTCTGACTATCTCAAATACTATGCTGCCGGGTTGCTGCTGGCAGCGGGCTTTGCCGGCTACATGCTGGGCGGCAACTGGGTCTGGCTGGGGTTCGCGACTTTCCCGATCGTCGTTGGCCTGGACGTACTCCTGCCGCGCGACTTCAGCGAACGAAACATGAACTCGCCCTTCTGGGCGGCCGTGCCGGTCTGGATCGGCGCTTTGGGTCCGATCGTGCTGTTTCTTGCCTTTGCCTGGCGCATGTCGGTCGAGCAGCTCAGCGCCATGCAACTGTTCGGCGGCACCATGAGTGCGGCCTGGCTGGCACTGGTTCCCGGCATCGCGGCCCAGCACGAGATGTTTCATGCCCGCGGACCGCTGACTCGCACGATCGGCCGTTACGCGCAGTTCACGCTGTTCGACGGCATGCGCGACATCGAACACGTGATCTACCATCACATCGACGTGTCGACGCCGGCCGACCTGAGCACGGCGCCGCGCGGCACCTCGATCTATGCGTTCACGCCCAAGGCGGTCTGGGGCACGATCAGCTATGCGCTCAAGGCCGAAAGCGGTGCGCTACGCAAGCGCGGTCTCAGCGGCTGGAACTGGCGCCATCGCGTCTGGAAGATTCTGGCCATTCAGATCGTGTTCCAGAGCATCGTGTTCGCCTTGGCGGGTTGGGGTGGTGTGGCCTGCGTATTGATCGCGATGTTCATCGCCAAGGCCTGGACCGAATCGTTCAGCTATTTCCAGCATTACGGTCAGGTCCGTGTGCCCGGCACGCCGATCGGTCGGCGCCATGTCTGGAACCACCTCGGCGCGGTGACCCGCTTGGTCGGTTTCGAGCTGACCAATCACGCGGATCATCACCAGAACTCGTACCAGCCCTATTACAAGCTGGTACCGCACAAGGACGCGGTGGAAATGCCCAGCGTCTTCGTCTGCTTCCTGGCCGCGCTGATCCCGCCGGTGTGGGAACAATTCATCATCAAACCGGCCCTCAGGCGCTGGGACATGGAGTTTGCGACGCCCGGCGAACGCAAGCTTGCGCGTGAGCAGAACCTGGCCGCGGGTTGGGAAGACTGGTTCGACAACCAGAATTCCTGGCCGGCCTCCTCGGCGACCATGGGCATCTGA
- a CDS encoding 2-hydroxyacyl-CoA dehydratase family protein produces MSQTIALPKKANRLRTASLNNKLVNDYWTEVFEAPKVGRKVCWYEGVAINPLMQAADVAWVHGEAWSALLAARNNEEPAQQASENRGYLKDLCSYARTHIGCGVMAQNKGEASGASFSDALGANALADNVPAPDMFISAYPYCSTGQQWDEMLYRLFKKKVPIFNISVPWVWGNKPDSVYLGGSEFREAVEYMKRQLRECVKFIEAQTGKPYDWDKLHEIMHYTKQAGQLRMEAMEMCATKPAPASFFDWTTSLAPVNFVPGGPAIVDYFEKVKLEIAERIANGEGTVPKERYRLFWDGIMNWNKIGWLANKFASYDAAMVAGRYTHMGFWHEHECIDANDPLEGMAINYLVCPINLSAPLMIEQIIKLCKFYEIDGVVLHAARTCRAFSNPQYMIAEAVARRLNLPVAMIEGDMVDESFYKDEVVSSRIEAMLEAIESRKRAGIAA; encoded by the coding sequence ATGAGCCAGACCATCGCATTGCCGAAGAAAGCCAACCGTCTGAGGACGGCCTCGCTGAACAACAAACTCGTCAACGACTACTGGACCGAAGTCTTCGAGGCGCCAAAGGTCGGCCGCAAGGTCTGCTGGTACGAAGGCGTGGCGATCAACCCGCTGATGCAGGCCGCAGATGTGGCCTGGGTACACGGCGAGGCCTGGTCCGCCCTGCTGGCGGCCCGCAACAACGAGGAACCGGCACAGCAGGCCTCGGAAAATCGCGGCTATCTCAAGGATCTGTGCTCTTACGCGCGTACTCATATCGGCTGCGGCGTGATGGCGCAGAACAAGGGCGAGGCCTCCGGCGCCAGCTTCTCCGACGCGCTGGGCGCCAATGCCCTGGCCGACAATGTGCCGGCGCCCGACATGTTCATCAGCGCCTACCCCTATTGCAGCACCGGGCAGCAGTGGGACGAGATGCTGTATCGCCTGTTCAAGAAGAAAGTGCCGATCTTCAATATCTCGGTGCCGTGGGTCTGGGGCAACAAGCCGGATTCGGTCTACCTCGGCGGCAGCGAGTTCCGCGAAGCCGTGGAATACATGAAGCGCCAGCTGCGCGAATGCGTGAAGTTCATCGAGGCGCAGACCGGCAAGCCCTACGACTGGGACAAGCTGCACGAAATCATGCATTACACCAAGCAGGCCGGCCAGCTGCGCATGGAGGCGATGGAGATGTGCGCCACCAAGCCCGCGCCGGCCAGCTTCTTCGACTGGACCACCAGCCTGGCGCCGGTCAACTTCGTGCCGGGCGGGCCGGCGATCGTCGATTATTTCGAGAAGGTCAAGCTCGAGATCGCCGAGCGCATCGCCAACGGCGAAGGCACGGTGCCGAAGGAACGCTATCGCCTGTTCTGGGACGGCATCATGAACTGGAACAAGATCGGCTGGCTGGCCAATAAGTTCGCCAGCTACGACGCCGCCATGGTGGCCGGCCGCTATACCCACATGGGCTTCTGGCACGAGCACGAGTGCATCGACGCCAACGATCCACTCGAAGGCATGGCCATCAACTACCTGGTCTGCCCGATCAACCTGTCCGCGCCGCTGATGATCGAGCAGATCATCAAGCTCTGTAAGTTCTACGAGATCGACGGTGTGGTGCTGCATGCCGCACGCACCTGCCGCGCCTTCTCCAACCCGCAGTACATGATCGCCGAAGCCGTCGCCCGCCGGCTCAACCTGCCGGTGGCGATGATCGAAGGCGACATGGTAGACGAATCCTTCTACAAGGACGAAGTCGTCAGCAGCCGCATCGAAGCCATGCTTGAAGCGATTGAAAGTCGCAAGCGAGCGGGCATCGCGGCCTGA
- a CDS encoding NAD(P)-dependent alcohol dehydrogenase → MEGRIKARAAVMRSLGAPWTIEDVEVSAPREDEVLIRLVGTGICHTDIACRDGFPVPMPIVLGHEGSGVVESVGSDVTRVKPGDHVVLSFDSCGECRNCHDHQPAYCYDFYPRNVAGTRKSDGSSTVITADGEPLNAVFFCQSSFSTYALAREVNTVPVDKSLPLEIMGPLGCGIQTGAGAAVNALGIRSGESLAVFGGGAVGLSAMLGAKAVGAGMVIIVEPNAGRRELALELGATHVINPKETADVLATIKELSGGGVNYALDTTGIPDVVAVAAETMLPRGELALLGVPPAEATVPANMMSMLVRGVGVKYVVEGDSDPQEFIPRMVGWYQAGKFPFDKLIRKFPFEQINEAVHSSESGEVIKPVLIF, encoded by the coding sequence ATGGAAGGCCGAATCAAAGCACGTGCGGCGGTGATGCGTTCCCTCGGGGCGCCCTGGACGATCGAGGACGTGGAAGTGTCCGCGCCTCGTGAGGACGAGGTGTTGATCCGCCTGGTGGGAACCGGCATCTGCCACACGGACATCGCCTGCCGTGACGGTTTCCCGGTTCCGATGCCGATCGTGCTCGGGCACGAAGGCTCCGGCGTCGTCGAGTCGGTCGGCTCCGACGTCACGCGAGTCAAACCGGGCGACCATGTCGTGCTGAGCTTCGACTCCTGCGGTGAATGTCGCAATTGCCACGACCATCAACCGGCGTACTGTTACGACTTCTACCCGCGCAATGTGGCCGGCACGCGCAAGTCCGACGGTTCGTCCACCGTAATCACGGCCGACGGCGAGCCGCTCAACGCGGTGTTCTTCTGCCAGTCGTCGTTTTCCACCTATGCGCTGGCACGGGAAGTCAACACCGTGCCGGTGGACAAGTCCCTGCCGCTGGAAATCATGGGGCCGCTGGGCTGCGGCATTCAGACCGGAGCCGGGGCGGCCGTCAACGCGCTCGGCATTCGATCCGGTGAGTCGCTGGCCGTGTTCGGCGGCGGTGCCGTCGGACTCAGCGCGATGCTGGGTGCCAAGGCGGTCGGGGCTGGCATGGTCATCATCGTCGAGCCGAACGCCGGGCGTCGCGAACTGGCGCTGGAGCTTGGCGCTACGCACGTAATCAATCCCAAGGAAACCGCAGACGTGCTCGCCACGATCAAGGAACTCAGCGGTGGCGGCGTGAACTACGCGCTCGACACCACGGGTATCCCGGATGTCGTTGCCGTCGCCGCGGAGACGATGTTGCCGCGCGGCGAATTGGCGTTGCTGGGAGTGCCGCCGGCCGAGGCCACAGTGCCGGCCAACATGATGAGCATGCTGGTGCGCGGCGTGGGCGTGAAGTACGTCGTCGAAGGCGATTCCGACCCGCAGGAATTCATCCCGCGCATGGTGGGCTGGTATCAGGCCGGGAAGTTCCCGTTCGACAAGCTGATCCGGAAGTTCCCGTTCGAGCAGATCAATGAGGCGGTTCATTCGTCCGAGTCCGGCGAGGTGATCAAACCGGTACTGATCTTCTGA